The Leguminivora glycinivorella isolate SPB_JAAS2020 chromosome 1, LegGlyc_1.1, whole genome shotgun sequence genome includes a region encoding these proteins:
- the LOC125239796 gene encoding serine/arginine-rich splicing factor SR45 isoform X1, with protein MGDKMNGEYFPPDTSTFNFNNVTGGGDSASGGSGGSGMECMQLRSQPEPFHYLISEQAKSLVALQELQNEVGALLEFRDLVIETFPNLRSKMAPSTPASGTRRDWEPGVRVRRKLAGGGGDATRTKPQPSVQDSGFSTETSCGKDAQSSSASRSRPLEDELWALLDVIQRKGVRLRDEAELLRGELDERPSGDTAEESFARALSGCGECSDVRRLRSERDALLSRAAQLEAEAAATPPRAASSPLGRLDRALETPPRPPRVPTPDSKKFAAILQESNPVELQRQLLSSTVQNQVLREWMSRAVKQRATLLERLEQARDLNEDLKFRLEEKSVELDSVKSRVRQLEGEREASTTPPSPAPAPAPAPGTPGTPVSRRARAARDSLERRSHSSMRDMQPLPMPEQEPRSTPDTPRRRPSRIPLHTAHKGAAPRPPCVSAPRPPSAASARSAGSRGRPSLPPAAPGPTPPSRRSQPPHENKVRALLEYMFQFQRFRPKVTDPKLTVSC; from the exons ACGGGCGGTGGAGACAGCGCCAGCGGCGGCTCGGGCGGGTCTGGCATGGAGTGCATGCAGCTGCGCTCCCAGCCGGAACCCTTCCACTACCTCATCTCGGAGCAGGCTAAGTCCCTCGTCGCCCTACAG GAACTCCAGAATGAGGTCGGAGCTTTGCTTGAGTTTCGCGATCTCGTCATCGAGACATTCCCGAATCTTCGGTCGAAGATGGCGCCGTCGACTCCCGCGAGTGGGACCCGTCGCGACTGGGAGCCCGGCGTGCGCGTGCGACGCAAGctggccggcggcggcggcgacgcCACCCGCACCAAGCCGCAACCCTCCGTCCAAGATTCCGGCTTCAGCACCGAGACCTCTTGCGGGAAAGACGCTCAATCGTCGTCCGCCTCCCGATCCCGTCCGCTCGAAGACGAACTGTGGGCCCTCCTGGATGTCATACAAAGGAAAGGCGTCAGATTACGGGACGAAGCGGAATTGCTGCGAGGCGAGCTCGATGAAAGACCCTCGGGAGATACGGCGGAGGAATCGTTCGCGAGAGCGCTTTCGGGCTGCGGAGAGTGTTCAGACGTGAGACGACTTCGCAGCGAAAGGGATGCATTGCTCTCCAGGGCGGCGCAACTCGAGGCCGAGGCGGCCGCCACGCCGCCGCGCGCGGCCTCGTCGCCGCTGGGCCGACTGGACCGCGCGCTGGAGACGCCACCGCGACCGCCTCGTGTTCCCACGCCGGACTCCAAGAAGTTCGCGGCGATTCTCCAAGAGAGTAATCCCGTAGAACTTCAAAGACAACTCCTTAGCTCCACTGTACAGAATcag GTGTTACGTGAATGGATGAGCCGCGCTGTGAAGCAGCGTGCGACATTACTTGAGCGGCTGGAGCAGGCGCGCGATCTGAACGAAGACCTTAAATTTCGG TTAGAAGAGAAGAGCGTCGAATTAGACAGTGTAAAAAGTCGCGTGCGGCAGTTAGAGGGGGAGAGAGAAGCGTCGACGACGCCcccctcgcccgcgccggcgccggcgcccgcGCCCGGCACGCCCGGCACGCCCGTcagccgccgcgcccgcgccgcgcgcgaCAGCCTGGAGCGCCGCTCGCACAGCAGCATGCGCGACATGCAGCCGCTGCCCATGCCCGAGCAGGAGCCGCGCTCCACGCCCGACACGCCGCGGCGGCGGCCCTCGCGCATCCCGCTGCACACGGCGCACAAGGGCGCGGCGCCGCGGCCGCCGTGCGTGTCGGCACCGAGACCGCCGTCGGCGGCGTCCGCGCGCTCGGCGGGCTCGCGCGGGCGGCCGTCGCTGCCGCCCGCGGCGCCGGGCCCGACGCCGCCGTCGCGCCGCTCGCAGCCGCCCCACGAGAACAAGGTGCGCGCCCTCCTGGAATACATGTTCCAATTCCAAAGATTCCGGCCGAAAGTTACCGATCCCAAACTAACCGTGTCGTGTTAA
- the LOC125239796 gene encoding serine/arginine-rich splicing factor SR45 isoform X3 has translation MECMQLRSQPEPFHYLISEQAKSLVALQELQNEVGALLEFRDLVIETFPNLRSKMAPSTPASGTRRDWEPGVRVRRKLAGGGGDATRTKPQPSVQDSGFSTETSCGKDAQSSSASRSRPLEDELWALLDVIQRKGVRLRDEAELLRGELDERPSGDTAEESFARALSGCGECSDVRRLRSERDALLSRAAQLEAEAAATPPRAASSPLGRLDRALETPPRPPRVPTPDSKKFAAILQESNPVELQRQLLSSTVQNQVLREWMSRAVKQRATLLERLEQARDLNEDLKFRLEEKSVELDSVKSRVRQLEGEREASTTPPSPAPAPAPAPGTPGTPVSRRARAARDSLERRSHSSMRDMQPLPMPEQEPRSTPDTPRRRPSRIPLHTAHKGAAPRPPCVSAPRPPSAASARSAGSRGRPSLPPAAPGPTPPSRRSQPPHENKVRALLEYMFQFQRFRPKVTDPKLTVSC, from the exons ATGGAGTGCATGCAGCTGCGCTCCCAGCCGGAACCCTTCCACTACCTCATCTCGGAGCAGGCTAAGTCCCTCGTCGCCCTACAG GAACTCCAGAATGAGGTCGGAGCTTTGCTTGAGTTTCGCGATCTCGTCATCGAGACATTCCCGAATCTTCGGTCGAAGATGGCGCCGTCGACTCCCGCGAGTGGGACCCGTCGCGACTGGGAGCCCGGCGTGCGCGTGCGACGCAAGctggccggcggcggcggcgacgcCACCCGCACCAAGCCGCAACCCTCCGTCCAAGATTCCGGCTTCAGCACCGAGACCTCTTGCGGGAAAGACGCTCAATCGTCGTCCGCCTCCCGATCCCGTCCGCTCGAAGACGAACTGTGGGCCCTCCTGGATGTCATACAAAGGAAAGGCGTCAGATTACGGGACGAAGCGGAATTGCTGCGAGGCGAGCTCGATGAAAGACCCTCGGGAGATACGGCGGAGGAATCGTTCGCGAGAGCGCTTTCGGGCTGCGGAGAGTGTTCAGACGTGAGACGACTTCGCAGCGAAAGGGATGCATTGCTCTCCAGGGCGGCGCAACTCGAGGCCGAGGCGGCCGCCACGCCGCCGCGCGCGGCCTCGTCGCCGCTGGGCCGACTGGACCGCGCGCTGGAGACGCCACCGCGACCGCCTCGTGTTCCCACGCCGGACTCCAAGAAGTTCGCGGCGATTCTCCAAGAGAGTAATCCCGTAGAACTTCAAAGACAACTCCTTAGCTCCACTGTACAGAATcag GTGTTACGTGAATGGATGAGCCGCGCTGTGAAGCAGCGTGCGACATTACTTGAGCGGCTGGAGCAGGCGCGCGATCTGAACGAAGACCTTAAATTTCGG TTAGAAGAGAAGAGCGTCGAATTAGACAGTGTAAAAAGTCGCGTGCGGCAGTTAGAGGGGGAGAGAGAAGCGTCGACGACGCCcccctcgcccgcgccggcgccggcgcccgcGCCCGGCACGCCCGGCACGCCCGTcagccgccgcgcccgcgccgcgcgcgaCAGCCTGGAGCGCCGCTCGCACAGCAGCATGCGCGACATGCAGCCGCTGCCCATGCCCGAGCAGGAGCCGCGCTCCACGCCCGACACGCCGCGGCGGCGGCCCTCGCGCATCCCGCTGCACACGGCGCACAAGGGCGCGGCGCCGCGGCCGCCGTGCGTGTCGGCACCGAGACCGCCGTCGGCGGCGTCCGCGCGCTCGGCGGGCTCGCGCGGGCGGCCGTCGCTGCCGCCCGCGGCGCCGGGCCCGACGCCGCCGTCGCGCCGCTCGCAGCCGCCCCACGAGAACAAGGTGCGCGCCCTCCTGGAATACATGTTCCAATTCCAAAGATTCCGGCCGAAAGTTACCGATCCCAAACTAACCGTGTCGTGTTAA
- the LOC125239796 gene encoding serine/arginine-rich splicing factor SR45 isoform X2 — MCQMCTRDLKKTGGGDSASGGSGGSGMECMQLRSQPEPFHYLISEQAKSLVALQELQNEVGALLEFRDLVIETFPNLRSKMAPSTPASGTRRDWEPGVRVRRKLAGGGGDATRTKPQPSVQDSGFSTETSCGKDAQSSSASRSRPLEDELWALLDVIQRKGVRLRDEAELLRGELDERPSGDTAEESFARALSGCGECSDVRRLRSERDALLSRAAQLEAEAAATPPRAASSPLGRLDRALETPPRPPRVPTPDSKKFAAILQESNPVELQRQLLSSTVQNQVLREWMSRAVKQRATLLERLEQARDLNEDLKFRLEEKSVELDSVKSRVRQLEGEREASTTPPSPAPAPAPAPGTPGTPVSRRARAARDSLERRSHSSMRDMQPLPMPEQEPRSTPDTPRRRPSRIPLHTAHKGAAPRPPCVSAPRPPSAASARSAGSRGRPSLPPAAPGPTPPSRRSQPPHENKVRALLEYMFQFQRFRPKVTDPKLTVSC; from the exons ATGTGTCAAATGTGTACCCGGGATTTAAAAAAG ACGGGCGGTGGAGACAGCGCCAGCGGCGGCTCGGGCGGGTCTGGCATGGAGTGCATGCAGCTGCGCTCCCAGCCGGAACCCTTCCACTACCTCATCTCGGAGCAGGCTAAGTCCCTCGTCGCCCTACAG GAACTCCAGAATGAGGTCGGAGCTTTGCTTGAGTTTCGCGATCTCGTCATCGAGACATTCCCGAATCTTCGGTCGAAGATGGCGCCGTCGACTCCCGCGAGTGGGACCCGTCGCGACTGGGAGCCCGGCGTGCGCGTGCGACGCAAGctggccggcggcggcggcgacgcCACCCGCACCAAGCCGCAACCCTCCGTCCAAGATTCCGGCTTCAGCACCGAGACCTCTTGCGGGAAAGACGCTCAATCGTCGTCCGCCTCCCGATCCCGTCCGCTCGAAGACGAACTGTGGGCCCTCCTGGATGTCATACAAAGGAAAGGCGTCAGATTACGGGACGAAGCGGAATTGCTGCGAGGCGAGCTCGATGAAAGACCCTCGGGAGATACGGCGGAGGAATCGTTCGCGAGAGCGCTTTCGGGCTGCGGAGAGTGTTCAGACGTGAGACGACTTCGCAGCGAAAGGGATGCATTGCTCTCCAGGGCGGCGCAACTCGAGGCCGAGGCGGCCGCCACGCCGCCGCGCGCGGCCTCGTCGCCGCTGGGCCGACTGGACCGCGCGCTGGAGACGCCACCGCGACCGCCTCGTGTTCCCACGCCGGACTCCAAGAAGTTCGCGGCGATTCTCCAAGAGAGTAATCCCGTAGAACTTCAAAGACAACTCCTTAGCTCCACTGTACAGAATcag GTGTTACGTGAATGGATGAGCCGCGCTGTGAAGCAGCGTGCGACATTACTTGAGCGGCTGGAGCAGGCGCGCGATCTGAACGAAGACCTTAAATTTCGG TTAGAAGAGAAGAGCGTCGAATTAGACAGTGTAAAAAGTCGCGTGCGGCAGTTAGAGGGGGAGAGAGAAGCGTCGACGACGCCcccctcgcccgcgccggcgccggcgcccgcGCCCGGCACGCCCGGCACGCCCGTcagccgccgcgcccgcgccgcgcgcgaCAGCCTGGAGCGCCGCTCGCACAGCAGCATGCGCGACATGCAGCCGCTGCCCATGCCCGAGCAGGAGCCGCGCTCCACGCCCGACACGCCGCGGCGGCGGCCCTCGCGCATCCCGCTGCACACGGCGCACAAGGGCGCGGCGCCGCGGCCGCCGTGCGTGTCGGCACCGAGACCGCCGTCGGCGGCGTCCGCGCGCTCGGCGGGCTCGCGCGGGCGGCCGTCGCTGCCGCCCGCGGCGCCGGGCCCGACGCCGCCGTCGCGCCGCTCGCAGCCGCCCCACGAGAACAAGGTGCGCGCCCTCCTGGAATACATGTTCCAATTCCAAAGATTCCGGCCGAAAGTTACCGATCCCAAACTAACCGTGTCGTGTTAA